In a genomic window of Vanessa tameamea isolate UH-Manoa-2023 chromosome 31, ilVanTame1 primary haplotype, whole genome shotgun sequence:
- the LOC113404536 gene encoding BTB/POZ domain-containing protein 7, with translation MSRLLCCLRARRPDMGAALSHPQDGDPCDGGAPASPPTMADVIRERKKKAGGAGLGTLRRRIAAAARRPRDSRPDRGCEHARFIRSVVSSWRLAEVFLLCEELEAGAALRDLATQAELAREPAPALHADLARLYRDRWWCDVEIVGAGWSLPAHRVILAARCTYFRELLMRYPNSCRVPLEGVGGALSRDEVEASVLALYAGPAAPAAAAARCDACAKWERGLNSEAELDIISVENSTLRRGCACACARARVDAPRLRRLAELLGFAPDALLRDMRYLLDSGELCDARLSWVVEGGGGGGNSYGFRSALELPCHRLLLAARSRFFRSVMARRGAGGAGGAGGAGGAVCVDEKVLPRRFARALLHAAYTDQVDLTLIGRNSSSPSATGSGANGGTLRGNGPRGSSIQMLDDAFQLYEIARFLEMPIVAQGCEDAAARALSADTLPHALRWAAAPHASAWLHRQAMRYLRDEFPAVMAASAAARLPHGALCAALASPFLQASEAQALRALLRWAERAAQPPRTSQLANEPNLVWHTTHARRGARGRRGPPDAALREALQDLLPLLRLEHLPPDCDVLQQAVRRGIVSAPAPSERGSADAWLGRGAFRPPRCFLPYLDEIKALLEDQALPEAELARARLRLAQRIPDTLYMVAAARRQHDADGAQGVSDGARACVSARTLGALRGRAAELRAAAPAQRALRLHAPDAALVRRQIALRAVREMSLPDSCAELLLSEPDAPEDREGGGEWEGRANTSASRSDIVDDCCRSGSGSLRCASGGASTNASLDNQRAGTCRRELPARPLETHHRSGSWSRARLSAAVPDVAMAPNANTHLLTARDYPHPHPHPHPHPAHPHPHPHPHPHPAHQALHGAELVGVLQLDLGDGATHTPRPGSRAQRAARQHREHSQGGCARRDSDELRAAIELSVMRAYSSLQVARRGPPQVADLLPPPDFAAGRSRASPSPSALSAPASARATATSSSDGRRGCSAPGPSGVGPGGSGGTAGTVGGSGGTLSAARSSASRSPSPRRSPYPLYTLYAQRDYSRSESYGRSGRSRGHSPAYA, from the exons ATGAGCCGGCTCCTCTGCTgcctgcgcgcgcgccgccccgACATGGGCGCGGCTCTCTCGCACCCCCAG GACGGCGACCCGTGTGACGGCGGAGCGCCCGCGTCGCCACCCACGATGGCTGATGTCATAAG GGAGCGCAAGAAGaaggcgggcggcgcggggctGGGCACGCTGCGGAGACGGATCGCCGCTGCAGCCAGAAGACCGAGAGACTCGCGACCGGATAGAG GATGCGAGCACGCCCGCTTCATCCGCTCCGTGGTGAGTTCTTGGCGGCTGGCGGAGGTGTTCCTGCTGTGCGAGGAGCTGGAGGCGGGCGCGGCGCTGCGAGACCTCGCCACGCAGGCGGAGCTGGCGCGCGAGCCCGCACCGGCGCTGCACGCGGACCTCGCGCGTCTCTACCGCGACCG GTGGTGGTGCGACGTGGAGATCGTGGGTGCGGGGTGGTCGCTGCCGGCTCACCGGGTCATACTCGCAGCGCGATGCACGTACTTCCGGGAGCTGCTGATGCGATACCCCAA CTCGTGCCGCGTGCCGCTGGAGGGCGTGGGCGGCGCGCTGTCCCGCGACGAGGTGGAGGCGAGCGTGCTGGCGCTGTACGCCgggcccgccgcgcccgccgccgccgccgcgcgctgCGACGCCTGCGCCA AATGGGAGAGAGGCTTGAACTCGGAGGCTGAGCTGGATATCATCAGTGTCGAAAACTCGAcgc TGCGGCGCGgctgcgcgtgcgcgtgcgcgcgGGCGCGCGTGGACGCGCCGCGCCTGCGCCGCCTCGCCGAGCTGCTCGGGTTCGCGCCCGACGCGCTGCTGCGCGACATGCGCTACCTGCTCGACTCGG GGGAGCTCTGCGACGCGCGGCTGTCGTGGGTGGTGGAGGGCGGCGGCGGGGGAGGGAACTCGTACGGGTTCCGCAGTGCCTTAGAGCTGCCGTGCCATCGACTGCTGCTGGCCGCTAGGTCGAGGTTCTTCAG GAGCGTGATGGCGCGGCGcggggcgggcggcgcgggcggcgcgggcggcgcgggcggcgcggtgTGCGTGGACGAGAAGGTGCTGCCGCGCCGGTTCGCGCGCGCGCTGCTGCACGCCGCCTACACCGACCAG GTCGACCTCACGCTGATCGGAAGGAACTCGTCGTCCCCGTCGGCCACGGGGAGCGGCGCCAACGGCGGCACA CTCCGAGGAAACGGTCCGAGAGGCTCGTCTATACAGATGTTGGACGACGCGTTCCAGCTGTACGAGATCGCGAG GTTCCTGGAGATGCCGATCGTGGCGCAGGGCTGCGAGGacgcggcggcgcgcgcgctgtCGGCCGACACGCTGCCGCACGCGCTGCGCTGGGCCGCCGCGCCGCACGCCTCCGCCTGGCTGCACCG GCAGGCGATGCGCTACCTGCGCGACGAGTTCCCGGCGGTGATGGCGGCCAGCGCGGCGGCGCGCCTGCCGCACGGCGCGCTGTGCGCCGCGCTCGCCTCGCCCTTCCTGCAGGCCAGCGAGGCGCAGGCGCTGCGGGCGCTGCTGCGCTGGGCCGAGCGCGCCGCGCAGCCGCCGCGCACGAGTCAGCTGGCCAACG AGCCCAACCTGGTGTGGCACACGACGcacgcgcggcgcggcgcgcgcggccgGCGCGGCCCGCCCGACGCGGCGCTGCGCGAGGCGCTGCAGGACCTGCTGCCGCTGCTGCGCCTCGAGCACCTGCCGCCCGACTGCGACGTGCTGCAGCAG GCTGTCCGGCGCGGCATCGTGTCGGCGCCGGCGCCGTCGGAGCGCGGCTCGGCGGACGCGTGGCTCGGCCGCGGCGCCTTCCGCCCTCCGCGCTGCTTCCTGCCCTACCTCGATGAGATCAAG GCGCTGCTGGAGGATCAGGCGCTGCCCGAGGCCGAGCTGGCGCGCGCGCGGCTGCGGCTGGCGCAGCGCATCCCCGACACGCTGTACATGgtggcggcggcgcggcgccaGCACGACGCCGACG GCGCGCAGGGCGTGTCGGACGGCGCGCGCGCGTGCGTGTCGGCGCGCACGCTGGGCGCGCTGCGCGGCCGCGCCGCCGAGCtgcgcgccgccgcgcccgcgcagCGCGCGCTGCGCCTGCACGCGCCCGACGCCGCGCTCGTGCGCCGCCAG ATAGCGCTGCGCGCGGTGCGAGAGATGTCGCTGCCGGACTCGTGCGCGGAGCTGCTGCTGAGCGAGCCGGACGCGCCCGAGGACAG GGAGGGGGGCGGAGAGTGGGAGGGGCGAGCCAACACGTCCGCCTCGCGCAGCGACATCGTCGACGACTGCTGCAG ATCCGGTTCGGGATCGTTGCGCTGCGCTTCCGGAGGAGCCTCGACGAACGCTTCGCTTG ATAACCAACGCGCTGGAACCTGTCGACGGGAACTCCCGGCGCGGCCGCTGGAAACCCACCACAG GAGCGGCAGCTGGAGCCGCGCGCGCCTGTCGGCCGCCGTGCCGGACGTGGCGATGGCGCCCAACGCCAACACGCACCTGCTCACGGCGCGCGACTACCCGCATCCGCATCCGCACCCGCACCCGCACCCCGCGCACCCGCACCCGCACCCGCACCCGCACCCGCACCCGGCGCACCAGGCGCTGCACGGGGCAG AACTGGTGGGAGTGCTGCAGCTGGACCTCGGCGACGGCGCCACGCACACGCCCAGGCCGG GGTCCCGCGCGCAGCGAGCCGCCCGCCAGCACCGCGAGCACTCGCAG GGCGGCTGCGCGCGGCGCGACTCGGACGAGCTGCGCGCGGCCATCGAGCTGTCCGTCATGCGAG CGTACTCGTCGCTGCAAGTGGCGCGCCGCGGGCCGCCGCAGGTGGCCGACCTGCTCCCGCCGCCAG ACTTCGCGGCCGGCCGGAGCCGCGCCTCCCCCAGCCCCTCCGCGCTGTCGGCCCCCGCGAGCGCCCGCG CGACCGCAACGAGTAGCTCGGACGGCAGGCGCGGGTGCTCGGCCCCGGGACCGAGTGGGGTCGGTCCGGGCGGGTCGGGCGGGACGGCCGGGACGGTCGGCGGGTCGGGCGGGACGCTGAGTGCGGCCCGGAGCAGCGCGAGTCGCAGTCCGAGTCCGAGGCGGAGCCCCTATCCCTTGTACACGCTGTACGCACAGCGGGACTACAG CCGGTCGGAGAGCTACGGGCGGTCGGGGCGGAGCCGCGGACACAGCCCTGCGTACGCGTGA